The Deltaproteobacteria bacterium region GCTATGATAAACATCCTTCGCTTCCAGAACGCGGGCGGCGGCAAAACCGTACTTGCAGCCAAGCGCCTCCACTTCCTCCACGCGACGGACCGCGGCCCAAACGGCGATCCGATCGAGCAGTTCCCTGGCGTTCTCGTCCCTCAACCGCTTCAGGGGATCATGATACTTTTCATGCAGGTCCATCTGGTCCATCGCCTCGCAAAGGCCGCGAAACTCCTCCTCGCTGAAGGCCGCGAGAGCCACCCGCCCGTCGAGACAGTCGAACAGGTCCGACGGACAGATCGCCAGGTCCCGGTTCCCTGACCGTTTCCTGTCTTCACCCGTCTTGAACGAATAGAGCCAGGTCCAGTCGAGCAGCCGGATGACGTTCTCCACCTGGAGGTAGTCGATGAACTGCCCCTCCCCGGTCCGTTCCCGGTAGTTGAGCGCCGACAGGATGGCGTTGGCGCACATGAGGCCGGTGATCCAGTCGGCGATCCAGACCCCCGACTTGATCGGGCCCCGGTCCTCGAACCCCGTGATCGAGGCCAGGGCGCCCATGCTTTGGGCCACGGCGTCGTAGGATGTTCTCCCCGTCCACGGCCCCCAGCTTCCGTAGCCGGAAACGTGCAGCTGGATGATGTTCGGATTCACTTCCCGGAGAGTCCTGTAATCCAGACCCCACTCCGCCATTCTCCCGGGCGTCAGGTTGTCGACGACCACGTCCGATTTCTTCACAAGCTCCAGGAACAACGCTTTGGCCTTGGGGTTCCCTACGTGCATCCCCACCCAGTATTTATTGTGATTCTCGATTTCCAGGCCCGGCGACATCCCCTTCCAGAAGTAGGCATAGGGGGTCACGTACCGCATCTGATCCCCCTTTCGCCCCTCGAACTTGATCACCTCCGCGCCGAATTCCGCCAGGTAATCACACGTGGCGGGCCCCAGAACCACGGAACAAACCTCCAACACCCGCACGCCTTTCAGCGGCTCCGGCTTGTCGAACAGGCTGCTCTTGTCGAACAGCTGTCTGAAGAAATCGTGCCCCGGGAGATCCGATTGCGATTTTCCCCGATCCATGTCAGGACCGCTTCCACTCGGCGTTGCGCAACTCCATGCGCCGGATCTTCCCCGAAGCAGTCTTGGGCAGCTCCTTCGCGAACACGATATCCCTCGGGTATTTGTACGGCGCCGTGACTTTCTTCACGTGGTCCTGCAGCTCCTTCTTCAGGGCATCCGAGGCCTCGTAGCCTTTCCGCAGGACGACGTACGCCTTCACGATCTCGCCTCGCAGCTCGTCGGGGGAGGAAACCACCGCGGATTCGACGACCGCCGGGTGCTCAAGAAGGGCGCTTTCCACCTCGAACGGACCGATGCGATACCCGGCGGAAATAATGACGTCGTCCCCCCGGCCGACGAAGAAGAAGTAGCCGTCCTGGTCCCGGTAGGCGCGGTCCCCGGTCATGTACCATTCCCCGCGGAAACATTCCCTGGTCTTCTCTTCGTCCTTCCAGTACCCCATGAACAGGGACGGCGGCTTTCCCTTTACCGCGATTTCGCCGATCTCCCCCGGGGGGACTTCGTTCCCCTTGTCGTCGATCACCGCCACGTCGTGGCCGGGGGTGGGGAGCCCCATCGAACCGGGCTTCACGGGAATCCCGGGGTAGTTCGCCACCAGGTTGATCGTCTCCGTCTGGCCGTACCCGTCGTGGATCGTAAGGCCGTAGGCTTCCTTCCAGGTCTTGATGACCTCGGGGTTGAGAGGCTCCCCGGCGCCCACGCAGTGGCGAAGCTTCGAAAGGTTGTACCGGGAAAGGTCCTCCTTGACGAACGCCCGATACGCCGTCGGGGGGGCGCAAAGAACTGTGATCTCGTACCGCTCCAGCAGATCGAGCCCCTTCTTGGCGTCGAACGGCGCGTTGTACAAGATGGTGGTGGCGCCGCAATTCCACGGCCCGAACAGGACGCTCCAGGCGGCTTTCGCCCAGCCGGTCCCCGCGATGCACCAGAACAGGTCGGTCGGCTTGAGGTCGATCCAGTACTTGCCGGTGACCCAGTGAGCACCCGTATAAAAATGATTGTGCATCACCGCCTTTGGGTTCCCGGTCGTCCCGGAGGTGTAGTACACCAGCGCAGGTTCCGAGGCTTTCCCTTCCCGGACCGTCAGCACCTGCGATGCCTTTGCCAATTCGTCCTGAAAGGAGAGCCATCCCGGTTTCCGCTCGCCGACGCACAGGAAATTGATCAGGCCGGGGCACTCCTTTCGGATCTGATCCACCTCCCCGCTTTTCGCGTCCCAACTGATGATCGTCCGCGCGCCGGAGTGCTGCGCCCTGTAGATGAGATCCTTGGGACGCAGCTGATCGGAGCAGGGAATCATGACCGCCCCGATCTTCGCCCCCGCCGCCATGCAGAAATACCACTCCGGCACGTTCTGGAGCAGGAGAAGGACCGGGTCCCCCGTCTTCACTCCAAGGCCCTGAAGGACGTTCCCGAACCGGTCGGAGATCCGGCTCACTTCCCAGAAAGTGTATTTGGCGGCGACGCCCCTGGCGTCCTCGTAGAAGAAGGCCACCTTGGACCGGTCGGAAGCGTACCGGTCGACGACGTCACGCCCGAAATTGAAGTTGTCGGGGACGTTCCACTGAAAGTTCTTCCGGATCTCCATGTAATGGTCGATGCCGTTCAAGCCAACACCCCCTGACGCGAATGGCGGAAATGACGCGGACTTGCAGGAATGCTATCACTTCGACGGTTCGTTCGGCGGATCCTTCACCACTCCCTGTTTCGAGAACTTCACGAGCTTCCCGGTGCTGTTCACGCAAAGGGTCGTGAAAGGGATGCGATCCGCGCGCTGGGTCCCCTGGAAGGACACCCCGCCATTATCGCTTTCGAGGATGACGCCATCCAGCCCGACGGAATACACCTTTCCGCCGGCTTCCGCGAAATCCGTGATCGACGACTTCAGATCCGTCTTCGATTCCTTCCAGGACCGCCCGTCGTCGATGCTCCGGTAGATGGTCCCTCGGAGGCCGCCCACCAATATGGTGCCGTTGCTCAGCACGATCCCTGTCCAGAAGGTACCCTTGTATCCCGTATTGACGTAGGCCCAGTTCTCCCCATCGTAGGACCACAATACCGTGCCCTGTTCCGCCGCCACGAACAGCGTCCCCATCCTGTTCGCGAAGATCTTCTGGAGGTTGCGGTCGGCCTTCTTCCCCCCGGGAGGAGGCGGAAGCCGCACGGGGGTCCACGTCTTGCCTCCGTCTTTCGTCGACAGCACCAGCGACCACAGCCCGACCGCCCATCCGCGGTCCTTGTCCTTGAAATACACCGAGAACAGCGGCTGATCCACCGTAGTGTCGGAGCGCTGCACCGCCCAGCTTTCCCCCGCGTCGTCCGTCCGGAGCACGACCCCCCATTGGCCCACCGCCCAACCGGTCTTTTCGTCGATGAAGCAGACCGCGGTCAGCGTCGAGCGGACCGGGACGGATCTGGCCTGCCGGAAGTCCGCGCCGTCCGTATCGGACAGCAGCACGATGCCGTGATCGCCTACGGCGACGATCCGTCTCCCCGCCCGGGCCGAGGACAGCATCGTCGCCTTGGTAGCCGCCGTGGTGATTTCCGCCGGTTGCAGCTTCAGGGAGACGGGGGCGTTGCCCGCTTCCGGGACGGCTGGAGGGGTTCCCTCTCCAGCGAAAGCCGGGCAGGCCAGCAGAAGGGACATCGCAAAGACCGGTAGCGCCCCGAAAACCCCGTCGCGGAAAATGGATCCTCCCATCATCGTCCTCCCTGTCAGGCCGCTCATCGATCCTTGGCGCGATGGCTCATGATCTCGGGCACGTGGACCCGGCCTTTCCGGGGGAAGATCTTCTCCAGCACCACTGCCAACGCC contains the following coding sequences:
- a CDS encoding CoA transferase, yielding MDRGKSQSDLPGHDFFRQLFDKSSLFDKPEPLKGVRVLEVCSVVLGPATCDYLAEFGAEVIKFEGRKGDQMRYVTPYAYFWKGMSPGLEIENHNKYWVGMHVGNPKAKALFLELVKKSDVVVDNLTPGRMAEWGLDYRTLREVNPNIIQLHVSGYGSWGPWTGRTSYDAVAQSMGALASITGFEDRGPIKSGVWIADWITGLMCANAILSALNYRERTGEGQFIDYLQVENVIRLLDWTWLYSFKTGEDRKRSGNRDLAICPSDLFDCLDGRVALAAFSEEEFRGLCEAMDQMDLHEKYHDPLKRLRDENARELLDRIAVWAAVRRVEEVEALGCKYGFAAARVLEAKDVYHSDHFRERGAIQEYEDPLYGNMVQQCYPPVMSETPGRLKWSCRPLGFDNHYVLGKMLGLPEEEIKSLEDEGVVFQWNPNVPSQCPPPGWDGKCGVNIP
- a CDS encoding YCF48-related protein — encoded protein: MGGSIFRDGVFGALPVFAMSLLLACPAFAGEGTPPAVPEAGNAPVSLKLQPAEITTAATKATMLSSARAGRRIVAVGDHGIVLLSDTDGADFRQARSVPVRSTLTAVCFIDEKTGWAVGQWGVVLRTDDAGESWAVQRSDTTVDQPLFSVYFKDKDRGWAVGLWSLVLSTKDGGKTWTPVRLPPPPGGKKADRNLQKIFANRMGTLFVAAEQGTVLWSYDGENWAYVNTGYKGTFWTGIVLSNGTILVGGLRGTIYRSIDDGRSWKESKTDLKSSITDFAEAGGKVYSVGLDGVILESDNGGVSFQGTQRADRIPFTTLCVNSTGKLVKFSKQGVVKDPPNEPSK
- a CDS encoding acyl--CoA ligase — encoded protein: MEIRKNFQWNVPDNFNFGRDVVDRYASDRSKVAFFYEDARGVAAKYTFWEVSRISDRFGNVLQGLGVKTGDPVLLLLQNVPEWYFCMAAGAKIGAVMIPCSDQLRPKDLIYRAQHSGARTIISWDAKSGEVDQIRKECPGLINFLCVGERKPGWLSFQDELAKASQVLTVREGKASEPALVYYTSGTTGNPKAVMHNHFYTGAHWVTGKYWIDLKPTDLFWCIAGTGWAKAAWSVLFGPWNCGATTILYNAPFDAKKGLDLLERYEITVLCAPPTAYRAFVKEDLSRYNLSKLRHCVGAGEPLNPEVIKTWKEAYGLTIHDGYGQTETINLVANYPGIPVKPGSMGLPTPGHDVAVIDDKGNEVPPGEIGEIAVKGKPPSLFMGYWKDEEKTRECFRGEWYMTGDRAYRDQDGYFFFVGRGDDVIISAGYRIGPFEVESALLEHPAVVESAVVSSPDELRGEIVKAYVVLRKGYEASDALKKELQDHVKKVTAPYKYPRDIVFAKELPKTASGKIRRMELRNAEWKRS